A region from the Chrysoperla carnea chromosome 4, inChrCarn1.1, whole genome shotgun sequence genome encodes:
- the LOC123299122 gene encoding UBX domain-containing protein 6 produces the protein MAEKIKNFFKKKKSDAKFKLAGPGHKLTESTTSFDKPTTKNQYTVKPRNNLSEEARRAAEAAEARLQSKQQQDKNFNTSFAAIQAQVKRELEAEKKATSERKSSQSPVLNRAKSSDTEVEISPVLAVNGVYFKCPMVGPEILSKEEWRKKIREFLYAQLEFEQGLTAALMIHNLNKNREKISICVDTLCKYLENIVNNPTEEKYQRIRMSNRVFSEKVLPMEGALNLLLGAGFIEQNLTIDDKEEKYLVFSQDRVENLDTLRALCDALRSAEPIPLELDRNLQVLSPSQAAKRTELPTTFYALTPEEIKREQQLRLDAVEKAMQLRTKVMREKDELREIKKYKFALIRIRFPDGLFLQGTFAVFEKLVNIYEFVRDNLEYEDMPFILSNATGQKLNDEEEMEKTLVDLRLVPASILTFQWDPAVQDELSASPRYLKHEILMLVQAL, from the exons AtggctgaaaaaattaaaaattttttcaaaaaaaagaaatcagaTGCCAAGTTTAAGTTAGCTGGTCCTGGGCATAAACTGACTGAATCAACAACAAGTTTCGATAAACCGACTACAAAAAATCAGTATACTGTTAAACCCAGAAATAATTTATCGGAAGAAGCACGGAGAGCAGCTGAAGCTGCTGAAGCAAGGCTtcaaagtaaacaacaacaagaTAAGAATTTCAATACATCTTTTGCAGCAATTCAAGCACAGGTTAAACGTGAATTAGAAGCGGAAAAAAAGGCTACAAGCGAAAGAAAATCTTCACAATCACCAGTATTGAATCGAGCAAAATCTTCTGATACTGAAGTCGAAATATCTCCGGTGCTAGCAGTTAATGGAGTATATTTTAAGTGTCCTATGGTTGGTCCAGAAATATTAAGCAAAGAGGAGTGgcgaaaaaaaattagagaatTTTTGTATGCTCAATTAGAGTTCGAGCAAGGATTAACTGCTGCGTTAATGATTCACAACTTAAACAAAAACAGAGAAAAA atTTCAATTTGTGTCGATAcactttgtaaatatttagaaaatatagtaAACAATCCAACAGAAGAAAAATATCAACGAATTCGCATGAGCAACAGAGTATTCAGTGAAAAAGTTTTACCGATGGAAGGAGCTTTAAACTTATTACTAGGAGCTGgttttattgaacaaaatttaacaatagaTGATAAAGAAGAAAAGTATTTAGTATTTAGTCAAGATCGAGTAGAAAATTTAGATACTTTACGAGCATTATGTGATGCTCTTAGAAGTGCGGAACCGATTCCATTAGAATTAGACCGTAATTTGCAAGTTTTGTCACCTTCGCAAGCTGCAAAACGTACTGAATTACCAACTACATTCTATGCATTAACCCCAGAAGAAATTAAACGAGAGCAACAACTCAG GCTTGATGCTGTTGAAAAAGCTATGCAACTTCGAACTAAAGTAATGAGAGAAAAAGATGAACTAAGAGAGATCAAGAAGTATAAATTTGCGCTTATCCGAATACGATTTCCAGATGGTTTATTTTTGCAG GGTACGTTtgctgtttttgagaaattagTCAACATTTATGAATTTGTACGTGATAATTTAGAATATGAAGATATGCCATTTATATTGTCAAATGCAACTggtcaaaaattaaatgatgaaGAAGAAATGGAAAAAACCTTAGTCGATTTACGTTTAGTTCCTGCTTCAATATTAACATTTCAATGGGATCCCGCTGTACAAGATGAATTATCCGCTAGTCCAagatatttaaaacatgaaatattaatGCTTGTTCAAGCACTTTAA
- the LOC123299087 gene encoding probable salivary secreted peptide — protein MSKCLIFFIITITTFLAINSVHCDSYEEEKSHHFLMGFMKGGDRLLYKGIFVKKAKWFRKRTQDIKFPEIAGIAFGPTITFIKVTDQYQNGEGGYASIYEGGVGEKSVTMHLKSQRGHGFNFMIEIYGHSI, from the coding sequence atgtcgaaatgtttaatattttttataataacaataacaacattTTTAGCAATAAATTCAGTGCACTGTGATTCCTACGAAGAAGAGAAAAGTCATCATTTCTTAATGGGTTTTATGAAAGGTGGGGATCGTTTATTGTACAAaggaatatttgtaaaaaaggcAAAATGGTTTAGAAAACGCACACAAGATATTAAATTCCCTGAAATAGCTGGAATTGCATTTGGACCAACAATTACattcattaaagttacggatcAATATCAGAATGGCGAAGGTGGATATGCATCAATTTATGAAGGAGGAGTTGGAGAGAAATCCGTTACGATGCATCTAAAATCACAACGTGGTCATGGTTTTAATTTCATGATTGAAATCTACGgacattcaatttaa
- the LOC123299088 gene encoding probable salivary secreted peptide — translation MAKYSLIFFIITLTAFLTINSVQCNSSEEEKSHHFTMGFMQGGDRLLYRGIIVKKSKILQVRTKDITFPEIAGIPVGPTITFIKATDQYQNGEGGYASIYEGGVGQKTVTMHLKSQRGHGFNFLIEIYGH, via the coding sequence atggcgaaatatagtttaatattttttataataacattaacagcatttttaacaataaattcagTGCAATGTAATTCTTCCGAGGAAGAGAAAAGTCATCATTTTACAATGGGTTTTATGCAAGGCGGTGATCGTTTATTGTATCGTGGAATAAtcgtaaaaaaatcgaaaatcttaCAAGTTCGCACCAAAGATATTACATTCCCTGAAATAGCCGGAATTCCAGTTGGACCAACAATTACATTCATTAAAGCTACGGATCAATACCAAAATGGAGAAGGTGGATATGCATCAATCTACGAAGGTGGAGTTGGCCAGAAAACCGTTACGATGCATCTAAAATCTCAACGTGGTCATGGATTTAATTTCTTGATTGAAATTTATGGACattaa